A genome region from Candidatus Kryptobacter tengchongensis includes the following:
- a CDS encoding 1,4-alpha-glucan branching enzyme has translation MYGYFVLVLHTHLPYVIGHGRWPHGMDWLNEAASECYIPLLNTFNDLKNEGVNFKVTINISPVLAEQLASREFVEEFLQYLQMRIRLAEGDEIEFTRTGRKNLVKVAKFWKEYYQNILESFTNRYNQNLISAFRELQDSGNVEIITCAATHGYLPLLALDTSIQAQVKLGVKVYEKYFGRKPKGIWLPECAYRPGYRWKMPVQPEDGSEVIEYERKGIEEFLSENGIEFFIIDTATLKGGKTIGVYLERFEGLRKLWEQFESQVKYRPEEEKSPYEIYLVSSGKPEKKPVAVLTRDPKTGLQVWSGEWGYPGDGWYLDFHKKKFPSGLRYWRVTNSKADLADKLEYEIEKVESRLEENSSHFVELITTTLKEHFEQTGNVGVLTAPYDTELFGHWWFEGPRFLKKVFQKLNRSGFVKPATASEAIEKLNPSVVISLPEGSWGEGGYHYIWLNKDTEWTWRHIYANELRMRELARKFADSSDEKLIFMLKQLARELLLLQASDWQFLISTISARDYAEMRFVFHNENFTKIADMIERYASTGELSFEEWNFVVECAERDNIFDEIDIKWWADVEFL, from the coding sequence ATGTATGGTTATTTTGTTCTTGTTCTTCACACGCACCTTCCTTATGTAATAGGGCATGGGAGGTGGCCACATGGGATGGATTGGTTAAATGAAGCTGCAAGCGAGTGCTATATACCGTTGCTTAACACTTTTAATGATTTGAAAAACGAAGGGGTAAATTTTAAAGTAACGATTAACATTTCTCCTGTGCTTGCGGAACAACTTGCAAGTAGGGAATTTGTTGAAGAATTTTTACAGTATCTTCAAATGAGGATAAGGCTTGCCGAAGGGGATGAAATTGAATTCACAAGGACTGGCAGAAAAAATCTCGTAAAGGTTGCCAAATTTTGGAAGGAGTATTATCAAAACATCTTGGAAAGCTTTACCAATAGGTATAATCAGAATTTAATCTCTGCTTTTCGTGAGCTTCAAGATTCTGGGAATGTTGAGATAATAACATGTGCAGCAACTCATGGTTATCTTCCGCTACTTGCTCTTGATACAAGTATTCAAGCGCAGGTAAAGCTTGGAGTTAAAGTTTATGAAAAATACTTTGGAAGAAAACCAAAGGGGATATGGCTTCCTGAATGTGCCTATAGACCTGGATATAGATGGAAGATGCCAGTTCAACCTGAGGATGGATCTGAGGTTATTGAATATGAGAGGAAGGGGATTGAAGAATTTTTGTCTGAAAATGGAATTGAATTTTTTATAATTGACACAGCGACTTTAAAAGGTGGGAAAACCATAGGGGTTTATCTTGAAAGATTTGAGGGGTTAAGAAAACTTTGGGAGCAATTTGAATCACAGGTGAAATATAGACCTGAGGAGGAAAAATCACCCTATGAAATTTATCTTGTAAGTTCTGGAAAACCTGAGAAAAAACCAGTTGCTGTCCTAACAAGGGACCCAAAGACAGGATTGCAAGTTTGGAGCGGTGAATGGGGTTATCCAGGGGATGGATGGTATCTTGATTTTCACAAGAAAAAATTTCCAAGTGGTTTAAGATATTGGCGAGTGACAAATTCAAAAGCTGACCTTGCGGATAAACTTGAATATGAAATTGAAAAAGTTGAATCTCGGCTTGAAGAAAACTCTTCACATTTTGTTGAGTTGATAACAACGACATTAAAAGAACATTTTGAACAAACAGGGAATGTAGGTGTACTGACAGCTCCATACGATACGGAGCTTTTTGGGCACTGGTGGTTTGAAGGTCCACGGTTTTTAAAGAAAGTATTTCAAAAGCTAAATCGCTCAGGGTTCGTAAAACCAGCAACGGCTTCAGAAGCGATTGAAAAACTTAACCCTTCGGTTGTGATTTCCCTTCCAGAAGGTTCATGGGGCGAGGGCGGTTATCATTACATTTGGCTAAACAAAGATACCGAGTGGACTTGGAGACATATTTATGCTAATGAGTTGAGAATGCGTGAGCTTGCGAGAAAATTTGCGGACTCAAGTGATGAAAAATTAATTTTTATGCTGAAACAGCTTGCAAGGGAACTTTTACTTCTACAAGCCTCTGATTGGCAATTTTTAATCTCAACGATATCGGCTAGGGACTATGCTGAGATGAGATTTGTTTTTCACAATGAGAACTTTACAAAAATAGCTGATATGATTGAAAGATATGCGAGCACTGGGGAATTGAGTTTTGAGGAGTGGAATTTTGTGGTTGAGTGCGCTGAAAGGGACAACATTTTTGATGAAATTGATATTAAATGGTGGGCTGATGTTGAATTTCTGTAA
- a CDS encoding tRNA pseudouridine38-40 synthase: MRNLKLLIEYDGTNFVGWQVQPNGRSVQGEIKNAIKKIINEEVNLIGASRTDAGVHARGQVANFKCKSKISTESLKKALNSILPDDIVIHLIEEVGLDFHARYDAVEKTYRYFITRNKIAIGRNYFWFVKYDVDFEKLKKCAELIIGEHDFEIFSKKGTNVKNYICYVKKAEWQNEGGRLIFEITANRFLYGMVRGLVGAMIDVARGRFDFEIFQKILFEKFRDIEIMHAPACGLVLERVEYGNI; encoded by the coding sequence ATGCGCAATCTTAAACTTTTAATTGAATATGATGGGACGAATTTTGTAGGCTGGCAAGTTCAACCAAATGGGAGAAGTGTACAAGGTGAAATTAAGAATGCTATAAAGAAAATAATAAATGAGGAAGTAAATCTAATCGGCGCAAGCAGAACCGATGCTGGGGTTCACGCGAGAGGTCAAGTTGCAAACTTTAAATGTAAAAGCAAAATCTCAACCGAAAGTTTGAAAAAAGCTTTGAATTCAATTCTCCCAGATGACATCGTGATTCACCTGATTGAAGAAGTTGGCTTGGACTTTCACGCAAGATATGATGCGGTTGAGAAAACTTATAGATATTTTATCACAAGAAATAAGATCGCAATTGGTAGAAATTATTTTTGGTTTGTCAAGTATGATGTTGATTTTGAAAAACTGAAGAAATGCGCAGAACTTATAATTGGGGAGCACGATTTTGAAATTTTTTCTAAAAAGGGAACAAATGTAAAAAATTATATTTGTTATGTTAAAAAAGCGGAATGGCAAAATGAGGGCGGAAGGCTAATTTTTGAAATCACGGCAAATAGGTTTCTTTATGGCATGGTCAGAGGTCTTGTTGGGGCTATGATTGATGTTGCAAGAGGTAGGTTTGACTTTGAGATTTTTCAGAAAATTCTTTTTGAAAAGTTCAGGGATATTGAAATAATGCACGCTCCAGCATGTGGTTTGGTTCTTGAAAGGGTTGAATATGGTAACATTTGA
- a CDS encoding cation diffusion facilitator family transporter gives MQTQATAEKQKAALSSVLAAVFLTGIKLIVGLMTGSLGILSEAAHSGLDLVAAGMTYLAVKIADKPADREHTYGHGKFENLSALFETLLLLATCAWIIYEAIERIFFHEVHIEVNFWSFAVIITAIIVDYSRSRILFKTAKKYNSQALEADALHFSTDILSSMVVIIGLIGAGFGFHKADAFSALVVSGIVIWISLRLGKRTIDMLTDRIPDVNLVEMIKNKIIQIEGVVNCRNIRIRQSGAKSFVDMVVDIKRTIPFEHAHQIMNLIEEKIKEIIPNVDIVIHSEPVETSDETIIDKVRMLLIGSGMSAHNIEVQKINDKYFVDLHLEVGATQTLEQAHEIANKIEEKIKEKIPNVEKVLIHIDEDSDMIKETKIVNDRCDEMIKKINQIAKSQKGVVDCKDITIMEIDGKYKVTMNCLLDSSLSLSEAHEIATTIENKIYLDIKEVSKVIVHAEPEMKFRKDIK, from the coding sequence ATGCAGACCCAAGCAACAGCTGAGAAACAAAAAGCAGCCTTAAGTTCGGTTTTAGCAGCTGTTTTTTTAACTGGAATTAAACTGATCGTTGGTTTAATGACAGGGAGCTTGGGAATCCTCTCCGAAGCTGCACATAGCGGACTTGACCTTGTAGCAGCAGGAATGACTTACCTTGCCGTTAAAATCGCCGATAAACCTGCAGATAGAGAGCATACATACGGACATGGAAAATTTGAAAATTTATCAGCTCTTTTTGAAACTTTACTTCTTCTTGCCACATGCGCCTGGATTATATACGAAGCCATTGAAAGAATTTTCTTCCATGAGGTTCATATAGAAGTAAATTTCTGGAGTTTCGCCGTTATTATAACTGCGATTATCGTTGATTATTCCCGTTCAAGAATTTTGTTTAAAACAGCCAAAAAATATAACAGTCAGGCACTTGAAGCCGATGCCTTACATTTCAGCACAGATATTTTAAGCTCTATGGTAGTAATAATTGGCTTAATTGGTGCTGGATTTGGATTTCACAAAGCGGATGCCTTCTCAGCACTTGTTGTATCAGGCATAGTTATATGGATAAGCTTACGACTCGGAAAGAGAACAATTGATATGTTAACAGATAGAATTCCCGATGTTAACCTCGTTGAGATGATAAAAAATAAAATCATTCAAATTGAAGGAGTTGTCAATTGCAGAAATATAAGAATTAGACAATCTGGTGCAAAATCATTCGTTGATATGGTCGTTGATATAAAAAGGACGATACCATTTGAACACGCACATCAAATTATGAACTTAATTGAGGAAAAAATCAAAGAAATAATCCCAAATGTTGATATCGTGATCCACTCTGAACCTGTTGAAACAAGCGATGAAACCATCATTGACAAGGTCAGAATGCTCCTGATAGGCTCTGGTATGTCTGCACATAACATTGAAGTTCAAAAAATAAACGATAAATACTTTGTTGACCTCCACCTTGAGGTTGGGGCAACTCAAACACTTGAGCAAGCCCACGAAATTGCAAATAAAATTGAAGAAAAAATAAAAGAGAAAATCCCAAATGTTGAAAAGGTTTTAATTCACATTGATGAAGATAGCGATATGATAAAAGAAACTAAAATTGTAAATGATAGATGCGATGAAATGATCAAAAAGATCAACCAAATTGCGAAATCTCAGAAAGGTGTGGTTGACTGTAAAGATATAACCATAATGGAAATAGACGGGAAATATAAAGTTACGATGAACTGTCTGCTTGATAGTTCTCTTTCGCTTTCAGAGGCACATGAGATCGCAACGACAATTGAAAATAAAATCTATCTTGATATAAAGGAGGTATCAAAGGTGATAGTTCATGCAGAGCCAGAAATGAAATTTAGAAAAGATATAAAATGA
- a CDS encoding secondary thiamine-phosphate synthase enzyme: MKIITDKLTVSTKGFNDIIDITEQVQSILRKHQVKNGNVTIFVSGSTAGVTTIEYESGLLKDLPEAFERIAPMDKRYHHDSRWGDDNGYAHVRASILGASLTVPFADGKLLVGTWQQIVLVDFDNRPRTRNIVIQIIGE; encoded by the coding sequence ATGAAGATCATAACGGATAAATTAACGGTTTCAACAAAAGGATTTAACGACATAATTGACATTACGGAGCAAGTTCAGTCAATTTTGAGAAAACATCAAGTTAAAAATGGAAATGTGACAATTTTCGTTTCTGGTTCAACTGCGGGTGTAACCACAATTGAATATGAATCAGGTTTATTGAAAGATTTGCCAGAAGCATTTGAAAGAATCGCCCCCATGGACAAACGATATCACCACGATTCAAGATGGGGTGATGACAACGGTTATGCTCATGTAAGAGCCTCAATCCTCGGGGCATCATTAACAGTTCCATTTGCGGATGGAAAACTTCTCGTTGGAACATGGCAGCAGATCGTCCTCGTTGATTTTGACAATCGCCCAAGAACGAGAAATATAGTTATTCAAATAATAGGAGAATAA
- a CDS encoding thiamine-monophosphate kinase, with amino-acid sequence MGETFTEISQVGEFGLIARLSEIVQPYRDSFIVKGIGDDAAVYKPTEGKVQVVTTDALIEGVHFDLTFVSMRNLGWKAMVVNLSDLAAMLATPRYALITVAIPRKISVEMMENLYFGIKSACNEFNFSLIGGDTTTTFGNMAISVTMIGEADKDMIPYRSGARVGDYICVTGTLGLSYAGLKILLREKRKFVEAEDKQNFKPNFEPFLKAIEKHLKPMPRLDVAYKLKDLKVKVNSMIDISDGLSSDLKHICRQSNVGAEIYETSLPIDDLVKKIAKDEFNEDYLMYALHGGEDYELLFTVSESELGKLNELHADVKIIGRILDREQGIKLIKEDKSEIDIESGGWDHFKIKMS; translated from the coding sequence ATGGGCGAAACTTTCACTGAAATTTCGCAAGTTGGTGAATTTGGCTTAATTGCACGATTGAGTGAAATAGTTCAACCATATCGTGATTCCTTCATAGTCAAGGGCATTGGAGATGACGCAGCGGTTTATAAACCTACAGAAGGTAAAGTTCAAGTCGTTACAACCGACGCCCTAATTGAAGGTGTTCATTTTGACCTTACATTCGTCTCAATGCGAAATTTGGGATGGAAAGCCATGGTCGTTAATTTAAGTGACCTTGCAGCAATGCTTGCAACCCCAAGATATGCCTTGATAACAGTTGCCATCCCAAGGAAGATCTCTGTTGAAATGATGGAAAATTTATATTTTGGAATAAAATCAGCATGTAATGAGTTCAACTTTTCACTCATCGGTGGGGATACAACAACCACATTTGGAAATATGGCGATTTCCGTCACTATGATTGGTGAGGCTGATAAAGATATGATTCCATATCGCAGTGGCGCAAGGGTCGGAGATTATATCTGTGTAACTGGAACGCTTGGTTTATCGTATGCAGGATTAAAAATACTTCTTCGTGAAAAAAGAAAATTTGTGGAAGCAGAAGACAAACAAAATTTTAAACCAAACTTTGAACCATTTTTAAAAGCAATTGAAAAACATCTTAAACCCATGCCACGACTTGATGTAGCGTATAAACTCAAAGATTTAAAAGTAAAAGTTAATTCAATGATTGATATAAGCGATGGGCTCTCATCTGATTTGAAACATATTTGTAGACAAAGCAATGTTGGAGCGGAGATATATGAAACCAGTTTGCCCATTGATGACCTTGTCAAAAAAATTGCAAAAGATGAATTTAATGAAGATTATCTAATGTATGCTCTACACGGTGGAGAAGATTATGAACTTTTATTTACCGTATCAGAAAGCGAACTCGGGAAATTGAACGAACTTCACGCCGATGTTAAAATTATTGGAAGAATTCTTGATCGTGAACAAGGGATCAAACTGATAAAGGAAGACAAAAGCGAAATTGATATTGAATCTGGTGGATGGGATCATTTCAAAATTAAAATGTCATAA
- a CDS encoding Por secretion system C-terminal sorting domain-containing protein, with protein MRKIFLFVLLFSILFSQEKQKYWIVFKDKGIYENISLAKGSAFYENLKLSISKRSYERRLKTVKDEGKVFDYHDLPVYDGYIEQIKSLGVRINVVSKWLNSVSAYLDSEQVNKVKSLPFVLEVKPVAKSAKTFYDDLKIENPLVEYNYGNSELQVRFSGVKELHRMNIIGKDVIVGMMDTGFRLTHEALAEVEVIAEYDFIFNDSTTANEPIDSPSQDFHGTLTLSVLGGKKDGKIYGIAPGAKFVLAKTEDVRSETPVEEDNWVKAIEWMDSLGVDVVSSSVGYLDWYTYQDMDGNTAKITKAADIAFQKGIVVVNSAGNERNTPWRYIIAPADGRYVIAVGAVDSLGRVASFSSMGPTYDGRIKPDVCALGVSVFGASTSSKNSYVYASGTSLSCPIVAGIAALILSTHPELNSFEVRDAIRNTASRSENPDNDYGWGIVNGLSACLYHGPIISNFPEITQSVDGYEISIYAMSRSGIKEVFIMANNQKVPMKLISENKYSATLNTLPSTFLIFVVDNENKTNFLTKYLDTEPPKSFYLSQNFPNPFNTSTVFLLDLPEPSYINISIYNLLGQKVKTLIDRYFPQPVKGFRIMWDGSDDHGINLPSGVYFCKLETPKYRTVRKVVLMR; from the coding sequence ATGAGAAAAATTTTTCTGTTTGTTTTACTTTTTTCCATTCTATTCTCACAGGAGAAACAAAAATATTGGATTGTCTTCAAAGATAAAGGAATTTATGAGAATATCTCGCTTGCGAAAGGTAGCGCATTTTATGAAAATTTGAAACTTTCAATCTCAAAAAGATCATACGAGAGAAGATTGAAAACCGTCAAAGATGAGGGAAAAGTTTTTGATTATCATGACCTCCCTGTTTATGATGGATATATTGAACAAATTAAATCACTTGGGGTTAGAATTAATGTTGTCTCAAAATGGCTTAACTCCGTGAGTGCATATCTTGACAGTGAGCAGGTAAATAAAGTTAAATCTCTCCCATTTGTTCTTGAAGTTAAACCAGTTGCAAAATCAGCAAAAACTTTTTACGATGATCTTAAAATAGAAAACCCACTTGTTGAATATAATTATGGAAATTCTGAACTTCAGGTAAGGTTTTCAGGAGTTAAAGAACTTCACAGGATGAACATTATAGGAAAAGATGTCATTGTGGGTATGATGGATACTGGATTCAGGCTAACACATGAAGCGCTCGCCGAGGTTGAAGTTATCGCCGAATATGATTTCATTTTTAATGATTCAACTACAGCAAATGAGCCGATAGATTCTCCCAGTCAGGATTTCCACGGAACGCTTACCCTTTCTGTGCTTGGCGGAAAAAAGGATGGAAAAATTTATGGGATTGCCCCAGGAGCTAAATTTGTCCTCGCAAAAACAGAAGATGTAAGAAGTGAAACACCAGTTGAAGAAGATAACTGGGTTAAAGCAATTGAGTGGATGGATTCACTTGGGGTTGATGTCGTATCAAGTTCAGTTGGTTATCTTGATTGGTATACTTATCAAGATATGGATGGAAACACTGCAAAGATAACTAAAGCAGCAGATATAGCTTTTCAAAAAGGTATCGTCGTAGTAAATTCAGCAGGAAATGAAAGAAATACACCTTGGAGATATATCATCGCCCCAGCTGACGGAAGGTATGTCATAGCAGTTGGAGCTGTTGATTCGCTTGGTAGAGTTGCAAGCTTTAGCTCAATGGGTCCAACCTATGATGGTAGAATAAAACCAGATGTATGTGCCCTTGGTGTTTCAGTTTTTGGTGCATCAACAAGCTCAAAAAATAGCTATGTATATGCATCTGGAACATCGCTTTCTTGTCCAATAGTTGCTGGGATAGCTGCATTAATTCTTTCAACGCATCCAGAACTAAATTCGTTTGAAGTAAGAGATGCAATAAGAAATACCGCAAGTCGTTCAGAAAACCCAGATAATGACTACGGCTGGGGAATCGTCAATGGTCTCTCCGCTTGCCTTTACCACGGTCCAATCATAAGCAACTTCCCTGAAATAACGCAAAGCGTTGATGGATACGAAATCTCAATTTATGCGATGTCAAGAAGTGGAATTAAAGAAGTTTTTATAATGGCAAACAATCAAAAGGTCCCGATGAAGTTAATCTCTGAAAATAAATACTCTGCGACTCTTAATACCCTGCCCTCAACATTTTTAATCTTTGTAGTTGATAACGAAAATAAAACAAACTTTTTAACTAAATATCTTGATACAGAACCACCAAAAAGTTTTTATCTATCTCAAAACTTCCCAAATCCATTCAACACAAGCACAGTTTTTCTTCTTGATCTACCAGAACCATCGTATATTAACATTTCAATTTACAATTTATTAGGTCAGAAAGTTAAAACACTTATTGATAGATATTTCCCTCAACCCGTCAAAGGCTTTAGAATAATGTGGGATGGAAGTGATGACCACGGAATAAACTTGCCAAGCGGTGTTTATTTTTGTAAGCTTGAAACACCAAAATATAGAACCGTTCGCAAAGTTGTCCTTATGAGATGA
- a CDS encoding Serine phosphatase RsbU, regulator of sigma subunit — MNEKNQKIFSLGQILLAFGLAFILLAISLVKKIFPFPVFDVASNILFSALLITLILIVQPFAQKFERNPIDGMKFILIFLIPLVGLSFTFKNLIHTQKEGEIVTLISYSDIIASNIYNFVYAFLLSIIFSIFLKILFYERGKEVKLKFIAILLYFVAGELIREILDLSGFLSQLMMLLQVILFMWISFRIPWVISLSKKDKHKALFFSFFSILFLFLLQSPFITGNAAEGMRFYSAFFFSFTHFYLQPFLIIYFFFVFGSTIFHLPTGEIYERKIAELSTLQNIGKLVAQVFDVREFTETAVKIAMEITNSKSAWVEINISGAGDIYAKSGIMESDMLKLMEKVSPIKDKFLNQNSDFGFHIENFDDGTIFIAPLIAHGKISGFLYLLKKRESFNQDEINLALTFADQIAIGAENSRLIQESIEKERLSREFELARQMQKKLLPKDLPKLEKFEIAALSIPAFEVGGDYYDFVLHENGNISLIIADVSGKGVSAAFYMAEMKGIFQSLAKIYPFPFDFLIKVNETIYGHIDKKFFITLIYAYLDLRKNLIHIARAGHPPPVLVKNGILKFLKIPGVGVGLISNSSFQKFLKPLKLKLKKNDMLVFYSDGIIEAMNEENEEFGYERLEKVIINGMAKSSDDVVKMIYDEVIKHQNEVKQVDDITIIALKCKK, encoded by the coding sequence ATGAATGAAAAAAATCAAAAAATATTTTCATTAGGTCAAATTTTACTTGCTTTTGGGCTCGCCTTTATCCTTCTTGCGATATCTCTTGTCAAAAAAATTTTCCCATTCCCAGTATTTGATGTTGCTTCAAACATCTTATTTTCAGCGTTGTTAATAACCTTAATTTTAATAGTTCAACCATTTGCACAAAAATTTGAGAGAAATCCAATTGACGGAATGAAATTCATTCTAATTTTTTTAATTCCACTTGTCGGGCTTTCATTTACCTTCAAAAACTTGATCCACACCCAAAAGGAAGGAGAAATTGTAACCTTAATTTCATACTCTGATATCATCGCAAGCAACATTTACAATTTCGTTTATGCATTTTTGCTCTCAATAATCTTTTCAATTTTTCTCAAAATTTTATTCTACGAACGAGGGAAGGAAGTAAAGTTAAAGTTTATCGCAATTCTTTTATATTTTGTCGCTGGCGAATTAATAAGAGAAATTTTAGATCTTTCGGGGTTTTTGTCACAGTTGATGATGCTGTTACAGGTGATTTTATTTATGTGGATTTCTTTTAGAATCCCCTGGGTAATAAGTTTGAGTAAAAAAGACAAACATAAAGCATTGTTTTTCTCCTTTTTTTCAATTTTGTTTTTATTTTTGCTACAAAGCCCATTCATCACAGGTAACGCTGCGGAAGGGATGAGATTTTATTCTGCTTTTTTCTTCTCATTTACACATTTTTATCTGCAACCCTTTTTAATAATCTACTTTTTCTTTGTTTTCGGGAGCACAATTTTTCATCTTCCAACTGGCGAAATTTACGAGAGAAAAATTGCTGAGCTTTCAACTCTTCAAAATATCGGGAAACTCGTAGCGCAGGTTTTTGATGTGAGAGAATTTACTGAGACAGCCGTTAAAATTGCAATGGAGATAACAAATTCAAAATCTGCATGGGTTGAAATAAACATATCTGGAGCTGGTGATATCTATGCAAAATCAGGAATTATGGAAAGCGATATGCTAAAATTAATGGAAAAAGTATCACCAATCAAAGATAAATTTTTAAATCAAAATTCCGATTTTGGTTTTCATATTGAAAATTTTGACGATGGGACGATATTCATTGCACCACTTATTGCGCACGGCAAGATCTCGGGATTTCTCTATCTTTTGAAGAAAAGAGAAAGTTTTAACCAAGATGAGATAAATCTTGCGCTTACCTTTGCAGATCAGATTGCAATCGGTGCCGAAAATTCAAGACTAATTCAGGAGTCAATTGAGAAAGAACGACTTTCAAGAGAGTTTGAACTCGCAAGGCAAATGCAGAAAAAACTCCTTCCAAAAGATTTACCCAAATTAGAAAAATTTGAAATCGCAGCTTTGTCTATTCCAGCTTTTGAAGTTGGGGGTGATTATTATGATTTTGTCCTTCATGAAAATGGAAATATATCTTTGATCATTGCCGATGTTTCCGGGAAAGGTGTATCAGCGGCATTCTATATGGCTGAGATGAAAGGAATTTTTCAATCGCTTGCAAAAATTTATCCATTTCCTTTTGATTTCCTTATCAAAGTAAATGAAACAATTTATGGACATATTGACAAAAAATTTTTCATCACCCTCATTTACGCTTATCTTGATCTAAGAAAAAACTTGATCCACATTGCAAGAGCAGGTCATCCTCCTCCTGTCCTCGTAAAAAATGGAATTCTTAAATTTTTGAAAATTCCTGGCGTCGGAGTCGGTCTCATATCAAATAGTTCCTTTCAAAAATTTTTGAAACCACTTAAATTAAAACTTAAAAAGAACGATATGCTCGTGTTTTATAGCGATGGAATAATTGAAGCAATGAACGAGGAAAACGAAGAATTTGGATATGAACGACTTGAAAAGGTTATAATTAACGGAATGGCAAAATCTTCCGATGATGTTGTCAAAATGATTTATGATGAGGTAATAAAACATCAGAATGAGGTGAAACAAGTTGACGATATAACAATCATTGCCTTAAAATGTAAAAAATAA
- a CDS encoding anti-sigma B factor antagonist — MGKEMKEKNFDLKIEERGDVKILKMKGYLDAYTSLQFEEKMKELIESGNYKIVVNMKNLSYISSAGFGVFMAFVDEVRKNGGDIKFCCLPEKIDEIFELLGFKHIFEVLNDENKAIESFEKLGVKNAKKRKK; from the coding sequence ATGGGAAAAGAGATGAAAGAAAAAAATTTTGACCTAAAAATTGAAGAAAGAGGTGATGTTAAGATTTTAAAAATGAAAGGTTATCTTGACGCATATACCTCACTTCAATTTGAGGAAAAAATGAAAGAACTCATTGAATCAGGGAATTATAAAATCGTTGTTAACATGAAAAACCTATCATATATAAGCAGTGCGGGGTTTGGTGTCTTTATGGCTTTTGTTGATGAAGTCAGGAAAAACGGCGGAGACATCAAATTTTGCTGTCTCCCCGAAAAAATAGATGAAATCTTTGAACTTCTTGGATTCAAACATATATTTGAAGTCTTGAACGATGAAAACAAAGCAATAGAATCGTTTGAAAAATTAGGGGTTAAAAATGCCAAAAAGAGAAAGAAATAA
- a CDS encoding serine/threonine-protein kinase RsbW, whose translation MPKRERNKKLTITSDLRNLNLVREFVSKEAINFGFDEIETEKIILAVDEVCTNSIKHSYKNKPDGKITIELKSRKDKFVVIVSYDGIPFDPKKIKVESPLKKFTRTGKVKRGKLGMFIIYQFMDEVNYTRRGNKNVVILTKFLKRKNESLRSNFYA comes from the coding sequence ATGCCAAAAAGAGAAAGAAATAAAAAACTCACAATCACAAGCGATCTGAGAAATCTAAACCTTGTCCGTGAATTTGTAAGTAAAGAGGCGATAAACTTTGGATTTGATGAGATTGAGACCGAAAAGATAATCCTCGCCGTTGACGAGGTATGCACAAACTCAATTAAACATTCATATAAGAATAAACCTGACGGAAAAATAACAATTGAGTTAAAATCCCGCAAAGATAAATTCGTTGTAATAGTTTCATACGATGGGATACCTTTTGATCCCAAAAAGATCAAGGTTGAATCCCCACTTAAAAAATTTACACGGACTGGCAAAGTGAAGAGGGGAAAACTTGGGATGTTTATAATTTATCAATTCATGGATGAAGTAAATTATACAAGAAGGGGGAATAAAAATGTTGTTATCTTAACAAAATTTTTAAAGCGTAAAAATGAAAGCCTTAGAAGCAATTTTTACGCTTGA